One part of the Xiphophorus hellerii strain 12219 chromosome 17, Xiphophorus_hellerii-4.1, whole genome shotgun sequence genome encodes these proteins:
- the atxn7l1 gene encoding ataxin-7-like protein 1 isoform X2 produces MHSKNQKRHSSPTPSRSPLLPMKPRAPAVTSAVAPSPGDSLAFRVPKDYPHSRFSKAPLAVYPPKGARNKTCVSLPVVSLEKMPCLNQADSMSHVRLNSSSSSSSSSSTLSPLKSASFAPPASQRSGEKLTNGRGSSSGPPTPHSITPPSSLDRRPSPARSPLDRRAPSTASPSPMDKKSSLSPSHRSVALPSLQSLSPLEKKQQNGTKTPARPHKRASGRVFDPDKHCGVPDPETKRSCTRSLTCKTHSLTQRRAVPGRSRLFDVLLAEHKGLAKEREALKEKEKEAAQRGKEACGQSVAPQDTASPSKPHCPGERPLSSLKLRLANAHIPRVPGGPSSSSSFSASSPLPPAAPPAVTPVPEPSPSGWANAAGDSGRLSSDEGDAETPDDADRPPLLYSSHHPRPSGFCVFSSRLVGPGYYVFDRRWDRMRLALQSMVEKHLNAQMWRKVPLAAEGLPSNSTSVAASVTAHQAPPSTVLSSPSNSLTYTATLPQSTSTAGLCGVRDSPGKARNGSHKAGRSSKDPDVPAAGSKKRKNSSHPPSSFSPSPLQTVDVHRRNGSSFHQTFQGFGVARASPAKNKGPRAGSGVLSSSDDWLSRAERSHNTQNCRELGTSSLTYPAREPSSGPHQPMPPPSGPLAYGGGAEGRKRRSPSSYKGKSSKASRPGGLESLFGKGNDGAGILASGPESPRQTKLNH; encoded by the exons ATGCATAGCAAAAACC AGAAGCGACACAGCTCCCCAACCCCCTCCAGGAGCCCTCTGCTTCCCATGAAGCCCAGAGCGCCTGCGGTGACCTCCGCTGTGGCCCCCAGCCCGGGGGACTCACTGGCTTTCAGGGTCCCCAAAGACTACCCTCACTCCCGCTTCAGCAAGGCGCCGCTTGCCGTCTACCCACCGAAAGGAGCAAGGAACAAGACATG TGTATCGTTACCGGTCGTGAGCTTGGAGAAGATGCCCTGTCTGAACCAAGCAGACTCGATGTCGCACGTTCGCCTCAActcctcgtcctcctcttcttcGTCCTCATCCACGCTCTCGCCGCTCAAATCTGCCTCCTTCGCCCCGCCGGCCTCCCAGCGCTCTGGCGAAAAGCTCACCAACGGCCGTGGCAGCAGCAGCGGCCCCCCCACGCCGCACTCCATCACGCCTCCCTCTTCCCTGGACAGGCGGCCGAGCCCGGCCCGATCGCCCCTGGACAGACGGGCACCGTCGACGGCGTCTCCCTCCCCGATGGACAAGAAGTCCTCTCTCTCGCCCTCCCACAGGTCCGTCGCTCTCCCATCGTTGCAGTCGCTTTCGCCTTTGGAGAAGAAGCAACAGAACGGAACCAAGACCCCCGCTAGGCCACACAAGAGAGCCTCAG gGAGAGTCTTTGATCCCGACAAGCATTGCGGCGTGCCCGACCCCGAGACTAAACGCTCCTGCACGCGCTCGCTCACCTGCAAG ACTCACTCCCTAACCCAGCGCCGCGCGGTCCCCGGCCGAAGCCGGCTGTTTGACGTGCTGCTGGCCGAGCACAAGGGGCTGGCGAAGGAGAGGGAGGCtctgaaggagaaggagaaggaagcGGCGCAGAGAGGGAAGGAAGCGTGCGGCCAGAGCGTCGCGCCTCAAGACACGGCGAGTCCCAGCAAGCCCCACTGCCCCGGTGAACGACCGCTGTCCTCGCTGAAGCTGCGGCTTGCAAACGCACACATACCGAG AGTTCCAGGCGgcccctcctcatcctcctccttcTCCGCCTCCAGTCCTCTGCCTCCAGCGGCACCTCCTGCCGTGACGCCCGTCCCGGAGCCGTCTCCCAGCGGCTGGGCGAATGCAGCGGGGGACAGCGGCCGGCTTTCCAGTGACGAGGGAGACGCGGAGACCCCGGATGACGCCGACAGGCCTCCCCTGCTCTACTCCAGTCATCATCCACGGCCTTCAGGG TTTTGCGTCTTCAGCAGCCGGCTGGTGGGTCCGGGCTACTACGTGTTCGACAGGCGGTGGGACAGGATGAGGCTGGCGCTGCAGAGCATGGTGGAGAAACACCTCAACGCGCAGATGTGGAG GAAGGTGCCTCTGGCTGCCGAGGGCCTCCCCTCCAACTCCACGTCCGTCGCCGCCTCGGTTACCGCGCACCAGGCTCCTCCCTCTACCGTCCTGTCCTCCCCCTCTAACAGCCTCACCTACACCGCCACGTTGCCACAGTCGACGTCGACAGCCGGACTGTGCGGCGTCAGAGACTCGCCGGGAAAAGCCCGGAACGGCTCGCACAAAGCCGGCCGCTCGTCCAAAGACCCGGACGTTCCGGCGGCGGGGTCGAAAAAGAGAAAGAACTCTTCGCACCCTCCGTCGTCGTTCTCGCCGTCGCCTCTTCAGACCGTGGACGTCCACAGACGGAACGGCAGCAGCTTTCATCAGACATTTCAAGGCTTCGGGGTGGCCAGAGCTTCCCCGGCCAAAAACAAGGGACCTCGAGCGGGAAGCGGGGTTCTGAGCAGCTCAGACGACTGGCTGTCCAGAGCAGAGCGAAGCCACAACACACAGAACTG TCGTGAACTTGGCACCAGCAGTCTAACCTACCCGGCCAGGGAACCGTCCTCAGGCCCCCACCAGCCCATGCCTCCGCCTTCAGGACCCTTAGCTTATGGCGGAGGAGCAGagggaaggaagaggaggagtccCAGCTCCTACAAAGGGAAATCCAGCAAAGCGAGCCGACCGGGCGGACTGGAGAGCCTCTTTGGGAAGGGAAACGACGGCGCGGGGATCTTGGCGTCGGGGCCCGAGTCGCCCAGACAG ACCAAGTTGAATCACTGA